The proteins below are encoded in one region of Fibrella aestuarina BUZ 2:
- a CDS encoding CTP synthase, with the protein MAATGSKTSTKFAKYIFVTGGVTSSLGKGIIASSLAKLLQSRGLSVTIQKFDPYINIDPGTLNPYEHGECYVTDDGAETDLDLGHYERFLNTPTSQANNITTGRIYYNVITRERKGDFLGKTVQVVPHITDEIKRNLRLLGESGEYDIVITEIGGCVGDIESLPFIEAVRQFKFELGEHNTLVIHLTLVPYLNSAGELKTKPTQHSVKMLQEAGVQPDILVCRTEHPLPPDIRRKIAQFCNVQVSSVIEAMDAETIYDVPLLMKNEKLDQRVLYLLDIYNDQDSDLDEWRNFLKRLKNPVDEVRIGLVGKYVELHDAYKSIAESFIHAGSKNECKVHIDWIQSEHLADEGAVEERLRDLDAVLVAPGFGERGIEGKINAIRYVRENGVPFLGICLGMQCAVIEYARNVLGLPEAHSYEMNPQTPNPVINMMEDQKKVVNMGGTMRLGAYACKIKKDSLSYQAYGKTTISERHRHRYEFNSAYLEQFEKGGMRAVGTNPETGLVEIVELPSHPWFVGVQFHPELKSTVMAPQPLFVQFVKAAMAYAQHKRAFEAPVGNEAVVG; encoded by the coding sequence ATGGCGGCTACGGGCTCCAAAACTTCAACGAAGTTCGCGAAATACATTTTTGTTACTGGCGGAGTAACATCATCACTCGGAAAAGGCATTATCGCCTCTTCTCTGGCCAAACTCCTGCAATCACGCGGTCTTTCGGTCACTATCCAGAAATTTGATCCCTACATCAACATCGACCCCGGTACGCTCAACCCGTACGAACACGGCGAATGTTATGTAACCGACGACGGGGCCGAAACGGACCTCGATCTGGGCCACTACGAGCGGTTTTTGAACACGCCGACCTCGCAGGCCAACAATATCACCACCGGGCGTATCTATTACAACGTGATCACCCGCGAACGCAAAGGCGATTTTCTGGGAAAAACGGTGCAGGTAGTGCCGCATATCACCGACGAAATCAAGCGTAACCTGCGTTTGCTGGGCGAATCGGGCGAGTACGATATCGTCATCACCGAGATCGGCGGCTGCGTGGGCGACATCGAGTCGCTCCCGTTTATCGAAGCGGTCCGGCAGTTTAAGTTTGAACTGGGCGAGCACAACACGCTGGTAATTCACCTGACGCTGGTGCCGTACCTCAACTCGGCGGGTGAACTGAAAACCAAACCCACACAGCACTCGGTGAAGATGTTGCAGGAAGCGGGCGTGCAGCCCGATATCCTGGTTTGCCGCACTGAACACCCGCTGCCGCCCGATATCCGGCGGAAGATCGCGCAGTTCTGCAACGTGCAGGTTAGCTCGGTGATTGAGGCAATGGATGCCGAAACGATCTACGACGTGCCGCTGCTGATGAAAAACGAGAAGCTCGATCAGCGGGTGCTGTATCTGCTCGATATCTACAACGATCAGGATTCGGACCTCGACGAGTGGCGCAACTTCCTAAAACGGCTCAAAAACCCCGTCGATGAGGTACGTATCGGGCTGGTGGGCAAATACGTAGAGCTACACGACGCCTACAAATCAATTGCCGAATCGTTTATCCACGCCGGCTCGAAAAACGAATGCAAGGTGCATATCGACTGGATTCAGTCGGAGCATCTGGCCGACGAAGGGGCGGTAGAAGAACGCCTGCGCGACCTCGACGCGGTGCTGGTAGCGCCCGGCTTTGGCGAGCGGGGTATCGAAGGGAAGATCAACGCCATCCGCTACGTACGCGAAAACGGGGTGCCGTTCTTGGGTATCTGCCTTGGTATGCAGTGCGCCGTTATCGAGTATGCCCGCAACGTGCTGGGCCTGCCCGAAGCGCACTCCTACGAAATGAATCCGCAGACGCCCAATCCGGTCATCAACATGATGGAAGATCAGAAGAAGGTTGTCAACATGGGCGGTACCATGCGATTGGGCGCCTATGCCTGTAAGATCAAGAAAGATTCGCTGTCGTATCAGGCCTACGGCAAGACAACCATCAGCGAGCGCCACCGCCACCGCTACGAGTTCAACAGCGCCTACCTGGAGCAGTTTGAAAAAGGCGGCATGCGGGCCGTTGGGACCAATCCCGAAACGGGGCTGGTCGAGATTGTAGAGTTGCCGTCGCACCCCTGGTTTGTGGGTGTGCAGTTCCACCCCGAGTTGAAAAGTACGGTGATGGCGCCGCAACCGCTGTTTGTTCAGTTTGTAAAAGCGGCTATGGCCTA
- a CDS encoding RNA polymerase sigma factor, with translation MPSSTHAFETDRVLFEALQAGKASAYDWLYTNLFPSFRFWVINNSGTVADAEDSFQKGLINFILNLESGRYEHRSSTKVTTVLFDYCKKVWLTELDSARMRRHAAMPAQVDTPDSDDALLELARQETVEAVRQSLGQLREGCRQLMQWFYIDELSLREIAERLTMKETSVKSKRYECTEQLKRIYQQIARQRGL, from the coding sequence ATGCCATCTTCTACCCATGCCTTTGAGACGGATCGTGTGTTATTTGAAGCGCTTCAGGCCGGTAAAGCCAGTGCCTACGACTGGCTCTATACCAATCTGTTCCCTTCATTCCGGTTCTGGGTCATTAACAACAGTGGCACCGTCGCTGACGCCGAAGATTCGTTTCAGAAAGGTCTCATCAACTTTATCCTTAACCTTGAATCGGGCCGGTACGAACACCGGTCCAGTACCAAAGTGACAACTGTACTGTTCGATTATTGCAAGAAAGTGTGGCTCACCGAGCTTGATTCCGCCCGGATGCGTCGCCACGCGGCCATGCCCGCGCAGGTCGACACGCCCGACTCCGACGACGCCCTGCTTGAACTCGCCCGCCAGGAAACCGTAGAGGCCGTGCGGCAGTCGCTCGGGCAACTCCGGGAGGGTTGCCGCCAGCTGATGCAGTGGTTCTACATCGACGAACTATCCCTGCGCGAAATCGCCGAACGCCTGACGATGAAAGAAACCTCGGTGAAGTCGAAGCGGTATGAATGCACCGAACAATTGAAACGTATTTACCAACAAATCGCCCGGCAACGGGGACTCTAA
- a CDS encoding collagen-like triple helix repeat-containing protein: MKTTLIRLLGAYGLAALLIGGLNACKGDQGDMGPAGPQGAKGDTGATGPQGVSGAAGATGPQGVSGAAGKDGNANVVYTDWKSMQTDAFGRAADNTVAYLNTNATSQAVLTQEALDKGVVYVYYKFKYPFWDQSIAEYKLVDRINQGYAYNYSLVPGRPANSFENYVQTYISNDFLGVNYFYPYIQIYTRDWKPATQSYAAMPEFVGKPATTFRDLVKDTPQYRIMVVYGSTKGGRMTNEGKPVDFNNYASVKDYFNLSN; encoded by the coding sequence ATGAAAACGACGTTGATTCGTTTGCTGGGGGCGTATGGCCTTGCAGCGCTGCTGATTGGTGGTCTGAATGCCTGCAAAGGTGATCAGGGCGACATGGGGCCGGCCGGGCCACAGGGAGCCAAAGGCGACACCGGGGCCACTGGCCCGCAGGGTGTATCGGGGGCCGCCGGAGCAACGGGGCCGCAGGGCGTATCGGGCGCAGCGGGTAAAGACGGTAACGCCAATGTGGTCTACACCGACTGGAAAAGCATGCAAACCGATGCCTTCGGGCGTGCGGCTGACAATACGGTCGCCTACCTAAACACCAACGCCACCTCACAAGCGGTACTTACGCAGGAGGCTCTCGACAAGGGGGTCGTTTATGTCTACTACAAGTTCAAATATCCGTTTTGGGACCAGTCTATTGCCGAGTACAAACTGGTTGATCGCATCAATCAGGGATATGCCTACAATTACTCACTGGTGCCGGGCCGCCCCGCCAACAGCTTCGAAAACTACGTTCAGACCTACATCAGCAATGATTTCCTGGGCGTCAATTACTTCTATCCATATATCCAGATTTACACCCGTGACTGGAAACCGGCGACGCAGTCCTACGCTGCCATGCCGGAATTTGTTGGAAAACCCGCAACCACCTTCCGCGATCTGGTTAAAGACACACCCCAATACCGCATTATGGTGGTCTACGGCAGCACAAAAGGCGGCCGCATGACCAACGAAGGCAAGCCCGTCGATTTCAACAATTATGCGTCGGTGAAAGACTACTTTAACCTGAGTAACTAA
- a CDS encoding amidohydrolase family protein: MIRHRLLWSLALSTLTFTPLFAQQKPADLPLGFEEYDPVSTLKVPEHKRTRAKYPFIDVHNHQWNMGDANLRPLLNQMDSLNMGIMVNLSGRGWGDAAESDKFLSQSLANIKKTNTPRLVLFTNILFDGIGKPGWTDEAVKRLEADVKAGACGLKIYKNLGMDTKDASGKRVAVDDPRLDPIWAKAGQLGIPVIIHTADPKSFWDPMDRYNERWLELKLHPNRKRSTNNTASWEQLLTEQHNVFRKHPKTTFIAAHMGWYPNDLAKLDSLMQAMPNMIVEIGAVIAELGRQPRASHNFFVKHQDRIVFGKDSWVPSEYATYFRVLETDDEYFPYHKKYHAFWRMYGMALPDNVLKKVYYKNALRIIPGLDAKLFPN; encoded by the coding sequence ATGATTCGCCACCGCCTCCTCTGGTCCCTCGCACTTAGTACACTCACGTTCACCCCTTTATTCGCCCAGCAAAAACCCGCCGACTTACCGTTGGGTTTTGAAGAATACGACCCCGTCTCAACGCTGAAAGTCCCCGAGCATAAACGGACGCGGGCCAAATACCCGTTCATCGACGTGCACAATCACCAGTGGAACATGGGCGACGCCAACCTGCGGCCCCTCCTGAACCAGATGGACAGCCTGAATATGGGCATTATGGTCAACCTCAGCGGACGGGGCTGGGGCGATGCCGCCGAAAGCGACAAGTTCCTGAGCCAGTCATTGGCTAACATCAAGAAAACCAATACGCCCCGGCTGGTGCTGTTCACCAACATTCTGTTTGACGGTATTGGCAAACCCGGCTGGACCGACGAGGCCGTCAAACGCCTCGAAGCCGACGTGAAAGCGGGCGCCTGCGGCCTCAAGATTTACAAGAATCTGGGCATGGATACCAAAGATGCGAGTGGCAAGCGGGTGGCCGTCGATGACCCTCGTCTCGACCCGATCTGGGCCAAAGCCGGTCAGTTGGGTATTCCGGTCATCATTCATACGGCCGACCCCAAGTCATTCTGGGACCCGATGGACCGCTACAACGAGCGCTGGCTGGAACTGAAGCTGCACCCCAACCGGAAACGCTCAACCAACAACACGGCCTCGTGGGAGCAACTCCTCACCGAACAACACAACGTATTTCGGAAGCACCCTAAAACCACGTTCATCGCGGCGCACATGGGCTGGTACCCCAACGACCTCGCCAAGCTCGACAGCCTGATGCAGGCGATGCCCAACATGATCGTGGAAATCGGCGCCGTTATTGCCGAACTGGGCCGGCAGCCGCGCGCCTCGCACAACTTTTTCGTGAAGCATCAGGACCGGATCGTCTTCGGGAAGGATAGCTGGGTGCCCAGCGAATACGCCACGTACTTCCGCGTGCTCGAAACCGACGACGAATATTTTCCTTACCACAAGAAGTACCACGCCTTCTGGCGGATGTATGGCATGGCACTGCCCGACAATGTGCTGAAAAAGGTGTATTACAAAAACGCCCTCCGCATCATCCCCGGCCTCGACGCCAAACTCTTTCCAAACTGA
- the rsgA gene encoding ribosome small subunit-dependent GTPase A yields MADGLVIRSTGSWYDVRNQDGHIYRARLKGKFKIKGLKVTNPIAVGDRVQFEVEDELENTAVIFDIAPRDNYIIRQSVHKTAHGHILAANLDQAVLLATLTLPRTSLGFIDRFLVTAEAFRIPTTVVFNKTDILNDEGLEYQREIQDMYEQIGYPTLATSATEGDGVEAFRDLLDGKITLLSGHSGVGKSSLVNAIAPDLDLRTNEVSTFANKGVHTTTFAEMFELAPGTFIIDTPGIKELGLIDTGKAEIAHYFPEMRDRLNQCRFHNCLHINEPGCAIKDAVAEGDIAESRYVSYLSMMEGEDNRR; encoded by the coding sequence TTGGCAGACGGCTTAGTCATACGCTCAACGGGTTCCTGGTACGACGTTCGGAACCAGGACGGACATATTTATCGCGCCCGGCTGAAGGGCAAATTCAAGATTAAGGGGCTGAAAGTAACCAACCCCATTGCCGTGGGCGATCGGGTGCAGTTTGAGGTGGAAGACGAACTCGAAAACACGGCCGTGATTTTCGACATTGCCCCCCGCGACAATTACATCATCCGGCAGTCGGTGCACAAAACGGCCCACGGGCATATTCTGGCGGCCAACCTCGATCAGGCAGTGTTGCTGGCTACGCTCACCCTGCCGCGCACGTCGCTGGGCTTCATCGACCGCTTTCTGGTCACGGCCGAAGCCTTCCGCATCCCCACGACCGTTGTGTTCAACAAAACCGATATTCTGAACGACGAAGGGCTCGAGTACCAGCGCGAGATTCAGGATATGTATGAGCAGATCGGCTACCCAACGCTGGCGACCTCAGCCACCGAAGGCGACGGCGTGGAGGCGTTCCGTGACCTGCTCGATGGTAAAATCACGCTGTTGTCGGGGCATTCGGGCGTGGGTAAATCGTCGCTGGTGAACGCGATTGCGCCCGACCTCGATCTGCGCACCAACGAAGTGTCGACGTTTGCCAACAAAGGCGTGCACACCACCACCTTCGCCGAGATGTTTGAACTGGCGCCAGGTACGTTCATCATCGACACGCCGGGTATCAAGGAACTGGGCCTGATCGATACGGGTAAGGCCGAAATCGCGCATTACTTCCCCGAGATGCGCGATCGGCTCAACCAGTGCCGGTTCCATAACTGCCTGCATATCAACGAGCCAGGCTGCGCTATTAAAGACGCCGTGGCCGAAGGCGACATCGCCGAGTCTAGGTACGTTAGCTACCTCAGCATGATGGAAGGCGAAGACAACCGGCGCTAG
- a CDS encoding Nif3-like dinuclear metal center hexameric protein yields MQHLNLADINAYLQKTLLVDRFPASEQGGIYRASDRPIRRLGLALDPPPQLADWVRAEQLDALWLHRPWRVELEQLSADIGILHQHLPFDEHLTMGMNPRLADLMGLINVAEFGYKRAPDDLGNPMPPRPIGMIGDALLRPFTDWVSFVEHAFTGFDRAEWGYDPMPTRVVVAGVMNSELIREAYERGASLYLTGEYRTGAQPAVEETGMAVIAIGHRRTEEWGLRMLKKMLRRQWPELEVFVAAGSETTP; encoded by the coding sequence ATGCAGCACCTGAACCTAGCCGATATTAACGCCTATCTGCAAAAGACCTTACTCGTCGACCGGTTTCCGGCAAGCGAGCAGGGCGGTATCTATAGAGCGTCGGACCGCCCGATCCGCCGCCTCGGTCTGGCCCTCGATCCCCCGCCCCAACTGGCTGACTGGGTGCGGGCCGAGCAACTCGATGCCCTCTGGTTGCACCGGCCCTGGCGCGTCGAACTGGAGCAACTGTCGGCCGATATCGGCATCCTGCACCAGCATCTGCCCTTCGACGAGCACCTGACGATGGGCATGAACCCCCGGCTGGCTGATCTGATGGGGCTGATCAACGTGGCCGAGTTTGGCTATAAACGCGCCCCCGACGATCTGGGCAACCCCATGCCGCCCCGCCCGATCGGGATGATTGGCGACGCCCTGCTGCGGCCTTTTACTGACTGGGTGTCGTTTGTGGAGCACGCCTTTACGGGGTTTGATCGGGCCGAGTGGGGCTACGATCCCATGCCGACGCGGGTGGTGGTGGCCGGCGTCATGAACAGCGAACTGATCAGGGAGGCCTATGAACGCGGGGCCAGCCTGTACCTCACGGGCGAGTACCGCACGGGCGCTCAGCCCGCCGTGGAGGAAACGGGGATGGCCGTGATTGCCATTGGCCACCGCCGTACCGAAGAATGGGGCCTGCGTATGTTGAAAAAAATGCTGCGCCGGCAGTGGCCCGAACTGGAGGTCTTCGTGGCGGCAGGCTCAGAAACGACTCCGTAG
- a CDS encoding beta-L-arabinofuranosidase domain-containing protein: MKNLIPLLALAGVAATQLPPVRSSSPNVTVVDRPAVSSRNAHYVSNQAPLKPDYFIKLPIGSIRPNGWLLENLNRQANGLAGHLGQISIWLTKKNNAWLNKDGKGEYGWEELPYWLKGYGDMAYVLNRPDMLAETNIWLEGTMNSQRDNGDFGPIVMRNGKRDLWAQMLMLFCLQSRYEHKPDPRILTLMSRYFTWQNSLPDDQFLEDYWENSRGGDNLYSAYWLYNRTKAPFLLELAQKIHRNTANWRQANNLPNWHNVNIAQCFREPATYYLQSGDQSDLMATYHNFELVRQRYGQVPGGMWGGDENSRPGYTDPRQAVETCGMVEQMASDELLLRFTGDPFWADNCEDVAFNTLPAAFMPDYRSLRYLTAPNMVRSDAANHHPGIDNQGPFLMMNPFSSRCCQHNHANGWVYYAENLYMATPDNGLAVVLYNASEVTAKVGNGSAVTLKQETSYPFEEQVRLTVQAARPTAFPLYLRVPAWCSNPTVRVNGRAVPVTAKAGQYIVLTDTWQSGDKITLDLPMRLRVRTWDANKNSVSVNHGPLTYSLKIDQEVRPEDSRKTAIGDSKWQPDADQSKWPSYEIFPRSAWNYGLVLAPQPERSFTVTRKKGPVAPFPFTPETAPVTLTVKARKIPGWAIDQYGLCGVLPQSPVVSREPVETVTLVPMGATRLRIASFPVVQP, encoded by the coding sequence ATGAAAAATCTGATTCCGTTGCTGGCGCTGGCAGGGGTTGCGGCGACACAGTTGCCACCCGTCCGCTCGTCATCGCCTAACGTAACCGTAGTGGACCGGCCAGCCGTTAGCAGCCGTAACGCTCACTACGTCAGTAATCAGGCTCCTCTCAAACCCGACTATTTCATCAAACTCCCCATCGGTAGCATTCGACCCAACGGCTGGCTGCTCGAAAACCTGAACCGGCAGGCCAATGGGTTGGCGGGGCATCTGGGGCAAATCAGTATCTGGCTCACTAAAAAAAATAACGCCTGGCTCAACAAAGACGGCAAGGGCGAGTACGGCTGGGAGGAACTCCCCTACTGGCTTAAGGGCTACGGCGATATGGCCTACGTGCTCAACCGCCCCGATATGCTGGCCGAAACCAACATCTGGCTTGAAGGCACCATGAATAGCCAGCGCGACAACGGCGATTTCGGCCCTATCGTGATGCGCAACGGCAAACGCGATTTGTGGGCGCAGATGCTCATGCTGTTCTGCCTGCAATCGCGCTACGAACACAAACCCGATCCGCGCATTCTGACCTTGATGAGCCGCTATTTTACCTGGCAAAACAGCCTGCCCGACGATCAGTTCTTGGAAGATTACTGGGAAAACAGCCGGGGCGGCGATAACCTCTACAGCGCTTACTGGCTCTATAACCGCACCAAAGCGCCCTTCCTGCTCGAGTTGGCCCAAAAAATTCACCGCAACACCGCCAACTGGCGGCAGGCCAACAACCTGCCTAACTGGCACAACGTCAATATTGCCCAGTGCTTCCGCGAACCGGCGACCTACTACCTGCAAAGCGGCGACCAAAGCGATCTGATGGCAACGTACCACAACTTTGAGCTGGTGCGGCAGCGCTACGGGCAGGTACCCGGCGGCATGTGGGGTGGCGACGAAAACAGCCGCCCCGGCTACACCGACCCCCGGCAGGCCGTTGAAACCTGCGGCATGGTGGAGCAGATGGCCTCCGACGAGCTGTTGCTTCGTTTTACAGGCGACCCGTTCTGGGCCGACAACTGCGAGGACGTCGCGTTCAACACCCTACCGGCGGCGTTCATGCCCGATTACCGCTCGCTCCGGTACCTCACGGCTCCCAACATGGTGCGCAGCGACGCGGCCAACCATCACCCCGGCATCGATAACCAGGGGCCGTTTCTGATGATGAACCCCTTCAGTAGCCGCTGCTGCCAGCACAACCACGCCAACGGCTGGGTCTATTACGCCGAAAACCTGTACATGGCCACGCCCGACAACGGCCTCGCGGTGGTACTCTACAACGCGTCGGAGGTGACGGCGAAAGTGGGCAATGGCTCAGCGGTGACGCTCAAGCAGGAAACCAGCTACCCCTTTGAGGAGCAGGTGCGGCTAACGGTGCAAGCCGCCCGCCCCACAGCCTTCCCGCTCTACCTGCGCGTACCGGCCTGGTGCAGCAACCCCACGGTGCGCGTCAACGGGCGAGCAGTACCGGTTACGGCCAAAGCCGGGCAGTACATCGTCTTGACCGATACCTGGCAATCGGGCGATAAGATCACGCTCGACCTGCCCATGCGCCTGCGGGTACGTACCTGGGACGCCAACAAAAACAGCGTCAGTGTCAACCACGGCCCGCTTACCTATTCGCTGAAGATCGATCAGGAAGTGCGGCCGGAAGACAGCCGCAAAACCGCCATTGGCGATTCGAAGTGGCAACCCGACGCCGATCAGTCAAAGTGGCCGTCGTACGAAATCTTCCCCAGATCGGCCTGGAATTACGGGCTGGTGCTGGCACCGCAACCCGAACGATCATTTACGGTAACGCGGAAGAAGGGCCCCGTGGCACCGTTCCCGTTCACGCCCGAAACAGCCCCCGTCACCCTGACGGTGAAAGCCCGGAAGATTCCCGGCTGGGCGATCGATCAGTATGGGTTGTGCGGTGTGTTGCCCCAGAGCCCGGTGGTCAGCCGTGAACCCGTGGAGACCGTCACGCTCGTCCCGATGGGGGCTACCCGTCTTCGCATTGCTTCGTTCCCGGTGGTACAGCCATAA
- a CDS encoding RNA polymerase sigma factor gives MRKSEFASLPDAALWKQALSGDKAAFSYLYETFAPVLYNYSYRFTGDQAFTEDCIQELFLRLLERGSNLSETDSIKFYLFRALRRDIVRRLDARDQQTLPLLERDTDFRVEFTHEPSWLEHRISEERSGHLLSLLNRLPARQKEVVYLRFYDELPYDEIAQIMGISQLSTYKVLYKALASLGKHLPARAALSLLLLLLTKP, from the coding sequence ATGAGAAAAAGTGAGTTTGCTTCCCTGCCTGACGCTGCCCTTTGGAAACAGGCTCTCTCGGGCGATAAGGCGGCTTTTTCCTATCTCTACGAAACCTTTGCGCCGGTGCTCTACAATTACAGCTACCGCTTCACAGGTGATCAGGCGTTTACGGAAGACTGCATCCAGGAGCTTTTCCTGCGGCTGCTCGAACGGGGCAGCAACCTGTCGGAGACCGATTCCATCAAGTTTTACCTCTTCCGGGCGCTGCGGCGCGACATCGTGCGGCGCCTCGACGCGCGCGATCAGCAAACGCTGCCGCTGCTCGAACGCGACACCGACTTCCGGGTTGAGTTCACGCACGAACCGTCATGGCTGGAACACCGCATCAGCGAAGAGCGCTCGGGGCATCTGCTCAGCCTGCTCAATCGCCTGCCCGCCCGGCAGAAGGAAGTTGTTTACCTACGATTCTACGACGAGCTACCCTACGACGAAATCGCTCAGATCATGGGAATCAGCCAGTTATCGACGTATAAAGTGCTCTATAAAGCTCTTGCCAGCCTGGGAAAACACCTACCTGCCCGGGCGGCATTGTCGTTGTTGCTGCTACTGTTGACGAAACCGTAA
- a CDS encoding FecR family protein, translating into MEVPDYSEYGFEDFLMDADFRAWVQQPTPETDAFWRRFAAAHPELQATMEDAAWAVEHFTIRPHTLPDASRQRIWATLSRHYDQRYAAAAPADETPVLRLPIWRQSWFRVAASLTGALLVGLGWYTLNVPGRHTIETAYTETKQVTLPDGSTVTLNRNSSLTYADDWSADKPREVWVSGEAFFSVHRHAAPTATAPTRPSDAFIVHTDLTNVEVLGTQFDVNTRRGKTRVVLNEGKVKLTRPGANESLLMQPGDLVDVSPSATGFQKRRVDVDSYDAWRDGQLRFDQTPIRDIISGLEDIYGWHISLRRPNLASQTFTATVPADNPDLLLSLLTESFGLHIHRRGSVVTIE; encoded by the coding sequence ATGGAAGTCCCCGACTACAGCGAATACGGCTTCGAAGATTTCTTGATGGATGCCGATTTCAGGGCGTGGGTCCAACAACCGACGCCTGAAACCGACGCATTCTGGCGCCGATTCGCCGCGGCGCATCCCGAGCTACAGGCCACGATGGAAGACGCCGCCTGGGCCGTTGAACACTTCACCATCCGCCCCCATACGCTGCCCGACGCGAGCCGGCAACGCATCTGGGCGACCCTTAGCCGCCACTATGACCAGCGGTATGCGGCGGCGGCACCCGCCGATGAAACACCCGTGCTCCGGCTCCCTATCTGGCGGCAGTCGTGGTTTCGGGTGGCGGCGTCGCTGACGGGCGCCCTGCTGGTTGGACTGGGCTGGTACACCCTCAACGTACCTGGCCGTCACACCATCGAGACGGCCTATACCGAGACAAAGCAGGTGACCCTGCCCGACGGCTCCACCGTCACGCTCAACCGCAATTCGTCGCTCACCTACGCCGACGACTGGAGCGCCGACAAACCCCGCGAGGTGTGGGTATCGGGCGAGGCGTTCTTCTCGGTGCATCGGCACGCGGCCCCCACGGCCACGGCCCCCACCCGACCGTCTGACGCCTTTATCGTGCACACCGACCTGACCAACGTTGAAGTGCTCGGTACGCAGTTCGACGTGAACACCCGACGGGGCAAAACGCGGGTCGTCCTCAACGAGGGCAAAGTAAAACTCACCCGGCCGGGCGCAAACGAAAGCCTGCTGATGCAGCCCGGCGACCTGGTCGACGTATCACCCAGCGCCACGGGTTTCCAGAAGCGGCGGGTCGACGTCGACAGCTACGACGCCTGGCGCGATGGGCAGCTCCGGTTCGACCAGACCCCCATCCGCGACATCATCAGCGGGCTGGAAGATATCTACGGCTGGCACATCAGCCTACGCCGCCCCAATCTGGCCAGCCAGACGTTTACGGCTACCGTTCCCGCCGACAACCCCGATCTGCTCCTTTCCCTACTCACCGAATCGTTCGGTCTCCACATTCACCGGCGCGGCTCCGTCGTGACCATCGAATAA